The sequence below is a genomic window from Silene latifolia isolate original U9 population chromosome 7, ASM4854445v1, whole genome shotgun sequence.
ACATTTTATGCCCTGGGTATTTTTTGTTCCAGTGTTCAGTGATTGTGGGTATAAAGTCATCTGCTTTGCCCCACATATATATTGAGGTACTTGAAACTAGCTCTCTTGCCACCTCCTACTTCACAGTTGCTCACAGTACAAGGACAGTGGTCAAATAAACCCTCTGGATGGAAATGTGCCATCATGTTAGGGAACTGAGTCATCCACTCCTGATTAACCATGAACCTGTTCAAACGACTAAACACTCTTGTAAGTGGTTTCTGTTTGTTAGTCCATGTATAGTAAGCCCCAGTAGCAGCAATATCAGTGACACCACAGGTAGAAATATAATCTAAAAATTCATCCATATCAGCCTGTCTGGTGTTAGCACCCAGTCTTTCATTAGGATCAATAACAGTGTTAAAATCTCCTGCCAAAGCCCAAGCCCCACTGCATTGACCTGCAATAACTCCTAGCTTCTGCCATAGATCTCTCCTTCCAATACCATCATTGTAAGCATACACCATTGTGAACCAAAACTGTTGCTGGGAGGTCCTAGCAGTTATCCTTGTATGAATAAATTGTGCATCATATTGACACACCATGACATCAAAAAGATTAGGTTTCCAGAGAATCCATACACGTCCTCCTTTATGCAGGCTACTATTAGTAGTGTCACACCAGCCATCTAACATAGTACTAGAGATATTACTCAcattttttgaatttattttggtCTCAACTAATCCAAACAGACCAATATCTTTATTATGAATAAACCATTTCACCGTTTtttgtttatttacattattCAAACCACGTACATTCCAAAAACCTATGTTATTCATTAATAAGTTTGGAATGAGGAGTAACCTTTTGGCCAATGCCAACTTTTGGAATCACTTCACCTTCCACAAAGACTCAGAGGATCCAGTCTTATGGGGAGTTCTTTGGTGTGGAtgtgtgacgataaagaatacGTGCGGAGAAGAAACAAGGGGTGCATTCAGAGATTTCACCGCTTCTGTCGAGTTGTACAAAGAGTCCGAATGACTACAGGCTTTGGCTTCCGACTTGTCATGATCGCTTAGGAATTTGCTTATTTGTTGCAGGTTTCCTGCAAGTATTCATTTCATGCCCTATCCCTTTACATTTGGTACACACTGAtggtttccattcatattcaatCCCCACATAAATCATCTTGCCAGACTCATCTAAAAATCTCACTTTAGAGGGGAATTTTTGGCCAACATGAAGCTCAATCATAACTCGTGCAAAACCCAGTCTGGTTTTGTCCATTGTAGCTTGATCCGCCTTCTGGAATTTGCCAACCAGGCCTACAATGGCAGGCAAATATTTACCCTAGAATTTGAGGGGTAAGTCATGAATCCTTATCCATGCAGGCACCTTTTTAACGTCCTCCTTCATTAACTTGGCATTCACATCCCAGGGCCTAATTATCAGGAGCTTGTTATCAAACATAAAGTGACCTGCCTGCAATATGGCCTCTCTATCCTTGCTATGCTTGAATCGTACCAGAAATATCCCATTTGGCATAAAGGATATCCTGTCTACGTTGTGCTTCTACCATATTCGATGAATAAATCCTTGCAAAACCTCCCATGGAGGATTTGCTCCTAGAACAAAGCAGTACACCGCATTGTTCCAGAATTCAATTTCTTCTTTTGTGTCTTTTGTGGTGAACTGCAAGATATTTTCATTATTCTCTTCTTCCTCAGCAACCACAACACGCTTTTTTCCTCTTTGTGTGACCCATGCATTATTTTCAATATCTATATCTGTCACATCTTCTACTATAACTTCCTCAACAGGTGGACTGTCATCAACCTCATCAAACTGCAAACCAGGAACACCATTAATTTCCTGCATAGTTTTTGTTTTTATCACATCTTTCTCTTGTGGACCCATTTTCTTACTTTTCTCCTTACTATCAGTACTTTTCCTTGTTGATTTCATCTTTTGAAGCCTACTAGAATGCTTATGCTTCGTCTTACTAGATGAATTACATGCCATTATAGAGAAATCAAGCTGAAAAATACGTGAGAAGTAGGCTGCGTAGGGTTTTTTCTTTAAGGTTCATAATCGCCTCCTCTAGGGTTTTTTTTTAATCGGTTGTAAAATCAATGTATTGAATAGTAGGAAATAACGAGGTTAAGAAAAtcgctcaattttgatcaaaatcgaGTTTTATATTATGAAAATTGTTCAATATTGACAAAAATCGAGccttatatatatatcatcaaTTTATGAGTGAATTAACGGAATCATATGAATATGCTcattttttgatcaaaattataaAATTACCTGGAAATTAATCGAAATTTTCTTTTAAAATTGCTAAAATCACGTTGTTGTATGTTGTTTTAATGAAATCTACGAACAATTTTTCTGGAAATCGTTGCTTCGATTATGCGAAAACGAGATATTTTGAGGAACTTTGTGCAAAGATGTTACTGTTGTGAGAGTCGTGTAAatcaaagaaaaaaaggaaaatatttggttttttgtgtttttattttagagagagaaggTATTTGGGCTAAATGAAAAGATTAGGAATGACCCCAAATTTTTAGCCCAATGAACAACTGAAAACCAGTCCAATGAATGAATTTGGTGAGGctggccgcctcgccataattaacggcctcaccggatccagaccgtatatatatatatatatatatatatatatatatatatatatatatatatatatatgatcatatgagtttggtttttttggtgagttacccctcttaatctgaaccactaatctaatctaagatggatggctgagattaAATCTTGCTTGAGTTGTAAATAATCACTTTTCTCTCCATATCCCTCATTATTAGTAAAATCACACACTCTCTCCTCTTTTTCCCCCTAAAAAgccagaacaaaaaaaaaaaaagaacggcGACATCGTTCAACTGTGTCAAATTCAATCTTCAATCAAATTTCTTCAAATTGCAGGCTACAAACTCAATCTTCATCCTCAATCTTCATGATCCTCGTTCAAATTTGTCATCAATTAAGGAGATTCGTTGTCGCTTTCGCTTCATCTTAGTATTTCTCTTCAATTTCACTATATgtaagtactaattttgttttcTAAATCTGATTGGTGCGTTTTTATTATCGTTCTTATCTAATATCCTTTTCATTTTTGTTGATTCGTTGTATGTCCGTCTGCACTTATGTTTTGTTGTTAAATTGCTTGTTTTCTCATTATTTTCCCAATAATATATAGGGTTTTGAGTTTAATATGAGAATTCTAAACGATCTTgtgcattttcatgttgtttgtaaGCTGTTTCATAAGTTTTTTCTTATTCAGTTGTGTTATTTTGTATCTTtgataatttttagggtttttgatttAGATGTGTTACCACCACGAACTTTTTCTGCTGGTgttagttattgtattgctttaaccgaattattgtattattcaaactcagttattgtatttggTAGTTATTTCTTGTTTATTGTGTTCATCTCAAATAataattattgtattactttaaccgagttattgtattattctaattcagttattgtattttgcaggTAACTCTTTTCTTTTTTGTAATGATTTTTTTCGGTTGATTGTGTTCAATTTTTCTTCTCCTTCATCTTCTCTATCTTCACAGTTTCTCAATTTTTTTCCGATTGAATGTTTTCAATTTCGCATTTCATCttcttgttctttttttttttttgaatttatgtGTGTAATCTTCAATTTATTCAGTTATCTCCATTATGTTGTTCAATTTATTGTATTTGTGTTGTTAAATGACATTGTTTTTCGTTTTCg
It includes:
- the LOC141590151 gene encoding uncharacterized protein LOC141590151 encodes the protein MLDGWCDTTNSSLHKGGRVWILWKPNLFDVMVCQYDAQFIHTRITARTSQQQFWFTMVYAYNDGIGRRDLWQKLGVIAGQCSGAWALAGDFNTVIDPNERLGANTRQADMDEFLDYISTCGVTDIAATGAYYTWTNKQKPLTRVFSRLNRFMVNQEWMTQFPNMMAHFHPEGLFDHCPCTVSNCEVGGGKRASFKYLNIYVGQSR